A single genomic interval of Halobacillus halophilus DSM 2266 harbors:
- a CDS encoding GNAT family N-acetyltransferase, with protein sequence MEALLTGERVRLTLLDDHDIDHMTKWYNKTDYARHLDALPAKPKRAEDLRKWRDEAHEHDSHFLFAIKEADQFIGFVELDGILWTQQNAWLTIGIGDPDMYGKGYGSEAMELLIQFAFHELNLHRLQLTVFEYNNAARRLYEKLGFVHEGSHREFILRDGQAYDMLLYGLLRKDWNQKTQG encoded by the coding sequence ATGGAAGCTTTACTCACCGGCGAACGCGTCAGGCTGACGCTTCTCGACGACCATGATATTGATCACATGACCAAATGGTACAATAAAACCGATTACGCAAGGCATCTGGATGCCCTTCCCGCAAAGCCGAAACGAGCGGAAGACTTGCGAAAGTGGCGAGATGAAGCTCACGAGCACGACAGCCATTTCCTCTTCGCGATTAAGGAAGCTGACCAGTTTATCGGGTTTGTGGAGCTTGATGGCATTCTCTGGACTCAGCAGAATGCCTGGCTCACGATTGGAATCGGTGATCCGGATATGTACGGTAAGGGCTATGGATCAGAGGCCATGGAGCTTTTAATCCAGTTTGCCTTTCACGAGCTTAATTTACACAGGCTTCAGCTTACCGTTTTTGAATACAATAACGCGGCCCGCCGCTTATATGAAAAGCTCGGCTTCGTACACGAGGGTTCGCACCGGGAGTTTATTCTCCGGGATGGTCAGGCCTACGATATGCTTCTGTACGGGCTCTTACGAAAAGATTGGAATCAAAAAACGCAGGGATAA
- the groL gene encoding chaperonin GroEL (60 kDa chaperone family; promotes refolding of misfolded polypeptides especially under stressful conditions; forms two stacked rings of heptamers to form a barrel-shaped 14mer; ends can be capped by GroES; misfolded proteins enter the barrel where they are refolded when GroES binds), whose amino-acid sequence MAKEIKFSEDARRAMLRGVDTLADAVKVTLGPKGRNVVLDKKFGSPLITNDGVTIAKEIELQDHFENMGAQLVSEVASKTNDVAGDGTTTATVLAQAMIREGLKNVTSGANPVGIRRGIEKATEVATQELRKISKPIEGRESISQVASISASDNEVGQLIAEAMERVGNDGVITIEESKGFNTELEVVEGMQFDRGYASPYMVTDQDKMEAVLDDPYILITDKKINNIQEVLPVLEQVVQQSKPLLLISEDVEGEALATLVVNKLRGTFNAVSVKAPGFGDRRKAMLEDIATLTGGQVITEDLGLELKNTTIDQLGRASKAVITKENTTIVEGNGDPQQIASRVAQVRAQSEESTSEFDKEKLQERLAKLAGGVAVIKVGAATETELKERKLRIEDALNSTRAAVEEGIVAGGGTALVNIINSVEGLGLVDDEATGASIVLRALEEPVRQIVHNAGLEGSIIVERLKGEEVGVGFDAATGQWVNMVEKGIVDPTKVTRSALQNAASVAAMFLTTEAVVADKPGEDDNAGGGMPDMGGMGGMGGMM is encoded by the coding sequence ATGGCTAAAGAAATTAAGTTTAGTGAAGACGCACGCCGCGCGATGCTTCGCGGAGTAGATACATTAGCAGATGCTGTAAAAGTAACACTGGGACCAAAAGGACGTAACGTCGTTCTAGATAAGAAATTCGGTTCTCCACTCATTACAAACGATGGTGTAACCATTGCTAAAGAAATCGAACTTCAGGATCACTTCGAAAACATGGGAGCTCAGCTTGTGTCCGAAGTAGCTTCTAAAACAAACGATGTTGCCGGTGACGGTACAACAACTGCAACCGTACTAGCGCAAGCGATGATCCGTGAAGGTCTAAAAAACGTAACATCCGGTGCGAACCCAGTAGGCATTCGCCGCGGAATTGAAAAAGCAACCGAAGTCGCTACTCAGGAACTTCGCAAAATCTCTAAGCCAATCGAAGGCCGCGAGTCCATTTCTCAGGTAGCTTCCATCTCTGCTTCCGATAACGAAGTCGGCCAGCTGATTGCTGAAGCGATGGAGCGCGTAGGAAACGATGGCGTTATTACAATTGAAGAATCTAAAGGTTTCAATACAGAACTAGAAGTGGTTGAAGGTATGCAGTTCGACCGCGGCTATGCTTCTCCATACATGGTTACAGACCAGGATAAAATGGAAGCGGTTCTTGATGATCCTTACATTCTAATTACGGATAAGAAAATCAACAACATCCAGGAAGTACTTCCTGTACTTGAGCAAGTGGTACAGCAATCCAAGCCGTTGCTACTGATCTCTGAAGACGTAGAAGGCGAAGCACTTGCTACACTTGTTGTGAACAAACTGCGCGGTACATTCAACGCTGTATCCGTTAAAGCACCTGGATTCGGTGATCGTCGTAAAGCTATGCTTGAAGACATCGCAACTCTGACAGGTGGTCAAGTGATCACAGAAGACCTTGGTCTTGAACTGAAGAATACAACCATTGATCAGCTTGGACGTGCGTCTAAAGCGGTCATCACGAAAGAAAATACAACCATCGTTGAAGGGAACGGAGATCCACAGCAAATCGCTTCCCGCGTAGCTCAAGTCCGTGCCCAGTCAGAAGAATCTACTTCTGAATTCGATAAAGAAAAACTACAAGAGCGTCTTGCGAAACTAGCAGGCGGCGTAGCTGTTATCAAAGTTGGCGCAGCTACTGAAACAGAATTGAAAGAGCGTAAACTTCGCATCGAAGACGCCCTGAACTCTACGCGAGCAGCTGTAGAAGAAGGAATCGTTGCTGGTGGTGGTACAGCTCTAGTAAATATCATCAACTCTGTTGAAGGTCTTGGCTTAGTTGACGATGAAGCAACTGGCGCAAGCATTGTACTTCGTGCCCTTGAAGAGCCTGTACGTCAAATCGTACACAACGCAGGTCTTGAAGGATCCATCATCGTTGAGCGTCTGAAAGGCGAAGAAGTCGGCGTAGGATTCGATGCAGCTACCGGCCAGTGGGTTAACATGGTCGAAAAAGGTATCGTAGACCCTACGAAAGTAACGCGTTCTGCACTTCAAAACGCAGCTTCCGTAGCCGCTATGTTCTTGACTACTGAAGCCGTAGTTGCTGATAAGCCAGGCGAAGATGACAACGCTGGCGGCGGCATGCCTGACATGGGTGGCATGGGCGGAATGGGCGGCATGATGTGA
- a CDS encoding CPBP family intramembrane glutamic endopeptidase has protein sequence MPNRYWYIILTYVAAQLSALIGVPLVKLFGLSNYDAIAIWSVLSFLAATIIIIVLLKPDMKETAMREDKAGPGGIVLWSILGVILALLAQGVAAAIENQVFGIPPGSENTMGLMEIARESPLFILLPVLFAPITEEIIFRKVIFGSIYKRTNFFLAVLVSALVFGAFHFDFKHMLVYFSMGVVFAFLYVKTKRIITPIIAHMAMNSFVVITQYFVDEEDIRRMQEQLETIFIGGFL, from the coding sequence ATGCCAAATCGCTATTGGTATATTATTCTGACGTATGTCGCTGCCCAGCTCTCTGCCTTGATCGGAGTACCGCTCGTCAAGTTGTTTGGCCTAAGCAATTATGACGCGATTGCGATCTGGTCAGTGCTGAGCTTTTTAGCTGCAACGATCATTATTATCGTTCTGCTTAAACCGGATATGAAAGAAACCGCGATGCGGGAAGATAAGGCAGGACCGGGAGGCATCGTCCTCTGGTCTATTCTCGGAGTCATTTTAGCCCTGCTTGCCCAAGGTGTCGCTGCTGCTATTGAGAATCAAGTTTTCGGAATTCCGCCTGGATCGGAAAATACGATGGGGCTCATGGAGATCGCCCGTGAATCACCATTGTTTATTCTGCTACCGGTTTTGTTTGCTCCAATTACCGAGGAAATCATTTTCCGTAAGGTGATTTTCGGTTCGATTTATAAACGGACGAATTTCTTTCTGGCTGTTTTAGTTTCTGCCTTGGTCTTTGGTGCTTTCCACTTTGATTTTAAGCACATGCTTGTTTACTTCTCCATGGGGGTTGTATTCGCCTTCCTATATGTGAAAACAAAACGAATTATTACACCAATCATTGCTCATATGGCGATGAACTCGTTTGTGGTCATTACGCAGTATTTCGTGGATGAGGAAGATATCCGGCGGATGCAGGAACAATTGGAAACCATCTTTATTGGAGGATTTTTATAA
- a CDS encoding threonine/serine exporter family protein translates to MGKIMQQNGAETYRVEDTMTRIAQSFGRDEAQSYVTPTGIMFTISPGAPAKLVRVSARETNLEKVKLANNVSRKITNGDMSTHVAYKELRKIETSPTDYTILMQIIAATLASGFFTLMFQGSWYDFLPACIAGGLGFIALMNFIRLFEIKFVAEFVASLLIGFTAFSLFSLGIGKEVDKVVVGSIMPLVPGLLITNAVRDLMAGHLISGLAKGAEAFLTAFAIGAGIAVMFALF, encoded by the coding sequence ATGGGGAAGATCATGCAACAAAATGGAGCGGAAACCTATCGTGTGGAAGATACGATGACGCGGATTGCCCAATCTTTTGGACGGGATGAAGCACAAAGTTATGTAACACCTACTGGGATTATGTTTACGATTAGCCCTGGGGCCCCTGCAAAATTAGTAAGAGTTTCAGCACGAGAGACAAATCTAGAAAAAGTAAAGCTCGCGAATAACGTCTCTAGAAAAATTACAAATGGAGACATGTCTACTCACGTAGCGTATAAAGAGCTTAGAAAAATTGAAACCAGTCCTACAGATTATACTATACTCATGCAGATCATCGCTGCCACGTTAGCGAGTGGTTTCTTTACTCTCATGTTTCAGGGAAGTTGGTACGATTTCCTGCCAGCCTGCATAGCAGGAGGGCTGGGATTTATTGCATTAATGAACTTTATTCGATTATTTGAAATTAAATTTGTTGCTGAATTCGTTGCTTCGTTGTTGATTGGTTTTACAGCCTTTTCCCTTTTTTCATTAGGTATTGGGAAGGAAGTTGATAAGGTAGTTGTTGGTTCTATCATGCCCTTGGTCCCTGGCCTGCTCATCACCAACGCTGTAAGGGATTTGATGGCAGGTCATCTTATCTCAGGACTCGCCAAGGGGGCGGAGGCTTTTTTAACGGCTTTTGCAATTGGGGCAGGTATTGCTGTTATGTTTGCACTATTTTAG
- the groES gene encoding co-chaperone GroES: protein MLKPLGDRIVIELIEEEQTTASGIVLPDSAKEKPQEGKVIAVGTGRITDNGEKIALEVAQGDRVIYSKFAGTEVKYEGNEYLILRESDVLAVIQ from the coding sequence TTGTTAAAGCCACTTGGTGATCGTATTGTTATTGAACTAATCGAAGAAGAACAGACTACTGCGAGCGGTATCGTACTTCCGGATTCTGCGAAGGAAAAGCCGCAAGAAGGTAAAGTCATTGCTGTCGGTACTGGCCGCATCACAGACAACGGAGAGAAAATCGCTCTTGAAGTCGCACAAGGCGACCGTGTAATTTACTCGAAGTTTGCCGGTACGGAAGTGAAGTATGAAGGCAATGAATACTTGATTCTGCGCGAATCAGATGTACTAGCTGTTATTCAATAA
- a CDS encoding MDR family MFS transporter, giving the protein MSKLPNKWLVVVSVLFGTFTVILNNSMLNPILPKFIEIFDSNAVAVGWILTIFMVSMGMTMPLTGYFGDRFGKKKVYVTGLVIFIAGSVSGFFSETLAMVIISRAIQGMAGGLMLPIAMALIFNSFPKHERGLAVGVYGIAAMVAPAIGPTIGGFLIQYLEWPWLFAFNIPFGLTGLILSSKFLERTETHPEKKFDLIGFLVITSGIGSILFALGRGRTVENLFDPLNIALIVGGLIAVVLFVFYENRQDDPLLNLSVFKVPTYSVSIIVTSAASIGLFSGIFLLPLLIQNVYGMSAVMTGLLFLPAAAASGVFMSLGGRLLDKKGPKYVVPPGLTIMALATLGLSFLQLGTPYWLILALNTVRGMGMGMSNMPATTSGMNSIPEPLVAQGSAMNNIIRQISSSLGIVFFSIYYEVRRAQVSAAPGIDMQAATLQTLNEAFLVSAIVLLIALPFSFILKGVQDDKNTDQQEKEA; this is encoded by the coding sequence ATGAGTAAACTACCTAATAAATGGCTCGTGGTTGTATCGGTTCTTTTCGGTACATTCACCGTTATCCTAAATAATAGTATGTTAAATCCAATCCTGCCGAAGTTTATTGAGATCTTCGATTCCAATGCGGTGGCCGTGGGCTGGATCTTAACCATTTTCATGGTTTCTATGGGAATGACGATGCCGCTGACGGGTTATTTTGGAGACCGCTTTGGCAAGAAAAAAGTGTACGTCACAGGACTTGTCATCTTTATCGCAGGTTCCGTGTCCGGTTTTTTCTCAGAAACGTTAGCTATGGTGATCATCTCCCGGGCTATACAGGGAATGGCCGGCGGTTTAATGCTTCCCATTGCGATGGCGTTAATCTTTAATTCCTTCCCGAAACATGAACGCGGGCTGGCGGTCGGAGTATATGGGATCGCTGCGATGGTCGCCCCAGCCATTGGCCCGACGATCGGCGGCTTCTTAATCCAATACCTCGAATGGCCCTGGCTGTTCGCCTTTAATATCCCGTTCGGTTTAACAGGATTAATCCTGTCTTCTAAATTTCTGGAACGGACAGAGACGCATCCCGAGAAGAAGTTCGATTTAATCGGGTTCCTGGTTATCACTTCAGGTATCGGTTCGATTCTGTTTGCCTTAGGGCGTGGAAGAACTGTAGAGAATTTATTCGACCCGCTAAACATCGCTTTAATTGTCGGGGGACTGATTGCTGTTGTTCTATTCGTATTCTATGAAAACCGACAGGACGATCCATTACTGAACTTATCTGTTTTTAAAGTACCTACGTATTCGGTGTCCATCATCGTGACAAGTGCAGCTTCGATCGGGTTGTTTTCAGGAATATTCCTGCTGCCCTTACTCATTCAAAACGTTTATGGAATGAGTGCAGTCATGACCGGACTACTCTTCCTGCCGGCAGCGGCTGCGAGCGGTGTATTTATGTCTCTTGGCGGAAGGCTGCTCGATAAAAAAGGACCCAAGTACGTCGTGCCGCCGGGTCTTACGATTATGGCACTTGCGACGCTTGGATTAAGTTTTCTGCAGCTAGGTACGCCTTACTGGCTGATTCTTGCGTTGAACACAGTCCGAGGCATGGGTATGGGAATGAGCAATATGCCAGCGACGACTTCCGGTATGAACTCAATTCCGGAACCGCTTGTAGCACAGGGTTCCGCGATGAACAATATTATCCGTCAGATCTCCTCATCCTTAGGGATTGTCTTCTTTTCTATTTATTACGAAGTGAGGCGCGCGCAGGTATCGGCAGCTCCTGGTATCGATATGCAGGCGGCCACCTTGCAGACATTGAATGAAGCTTTTCTCGTATCTGCGATCGTGCTGCTGATTGCCCTGCCATTTTCCTTTATCTTAAAAGGGGTGCAGGACGATAAAAATACAGACCAGCAAGAAAAAGAAGCCTAA
- a CDS encoding YdiK family protein translates to MRTSPLLMAVLYFGVGIAFMFLASQAAVETIWNATTIVLSGVATVNIIVAIRLYNLHVRMNQSNKK, encoded by the coding sequence ATGAGGACTTCACCACTGCTTATGGCTGTCCTCTACTTCGGTGTGGGAATCGCATTTATGTTTCTCGCGTCCCAGGCCGCAGTGGAAACGATTTGGAATGCTACCACGATTGTCTTATCGGGTGTCGCCACAGTAAATATTATTGTAGCGATCCGTTTGTATAATCTTCATGTCCGTATGAACCAGTCGAATAAAAAATGA
- a CDS encoding threonine/serine exporter family protein, with product MWIEYAIASFFASAAFGIIYQAPRNTLVKCGLVGMVGWMIYAFLVWKEVDSVPATLIASFVIALVSQALARRFKTPMIIFSVPGIIPLVPGSLAYDAMRNFVQNDYSAAISIAAKAFMISGAIAFGLVFSEVLNQIIKKMRQTKAQLR from the coding sequence ATGTGGATTGAATATGCCATAGCAAGCTTTTTTGCATCAGCTGCCTTTGGAATCATCTATCAGGCGCCAAGAAATACGCTCGTCAAATGTGGTCTCGTCGGCATGGTTGGTTGGATGATTTACGCATTCTTAGTATGGAAAGAAGTCGACAGTGTCCCGGCTACACTCATCGCCTCCTTTGTTATTGCCCTGGTCAGCCAGGCGCTGGCAAGGAGATTCAAAACGCCTATGATTATATTTAGCGTACCAGGGATTATTCCTCTCGTACCAGGAAGTCTCGCTTATGACGCGATGCGGAACTTTGTACAAAATGACTACAGCGCCGCTATCTCTATTGCAGCGAAAGCTTTTATGATATCCGGTGCCATTGCATTTGGGCTCGTGTTCTCGGAAGTGCTTAACCAGATTATAAAAAAGATGAGGCAAACAAAAGCGCAATTGAGGTAA